DNA sequence from the Actinacidiphila yeochonensis CN732 genome:
CAGGTCCAGGCAGTTGCTGTCGCCCTCGTGCCGGATCATGAAGGCGTGCTGCGCGGACCCGGCGATCGGCTGGAAGTACCACAGTTCGCTCGCCCGGCCGTCGCACGGCTGCTGCCGGAGCGGGAGGCCGGAGTCGACGCACTCGCCGGTGGTGTTGTTGACGACGGTGAAGGACGCGTCGGACCCCTCGGCGCCGACGTGCCAGGACTCGTCGTAGCCGGGCGCCGAGTTGGTGACGAGGATGGAGCCGGCGCCCGGTGTTCCGTTCTGGACGTCCAGGGCGCGGCCGTTGCTGACGGACTGCAAGGTGATCTGGCCGAGGGTGGAGACGTCGGCCGCCTGCCGGGGCACCGCGGTGGCGGTGGAGGCCGCGAGCCCCAGCACGACGCAGGCCGCCGCGACCAGGACGGCGAGCACTCTCCTGGAGATCGTCACGTGCTTCCTCTTCCTTGAGGCGGGCATGGGAGGTCCCTTCATCGGGTTCCGGCTCGACGCCGGTGGCGGTGGCGGTGGCGGTGGTGGTGCGTGGCGCCGGGGCGCGGGGCCTCGGCCCTCCGTACGGCCGCGGACGGCTCTTGCGTCGGCGGCGCGTCGGCGTCCCCGGAGCTGCCCGCGCCGCTCGGGGCGGGGTGGCTCGGGCGGGGTGGCGATGTGCGGCTCAGGCGGCGGCGAACGCCTGCTCCAGGCGGGGTACGTAGTCCACGAGGTCCTGGGCCCAGCAGCCGGCGTCGTGGCCTCCGTCGCACTGGCTGCCCCAGGTGGAGCCGTCCCCGTAGTCCACGTAGCGGTAGGGCATGCCGAGGGCGTCCAGGTGCTCCTTGGCGTGGGTGTTCGCCCCCTCGACCCAGAACTCCAGGGAGGTGGGGTCGCCGCCGCCGTCGCCGGTGTAGATCGTGATGCCGACGCCGGACAGCCTGTCCATGTGGGTGGACGGGTCGGCGTCGTTCCACAGCCGGTCCGCGTCGAACACCGGGTAGGGCGACCCGAAGAGGGCATCACTCGACACCGCGGGGGTGTAGAGGCCGGTGCAGTCGCCGGAGCCGGAGAGCGGGGTCGAACCGCAGAAGCCGCCGACCGCGTTGGTCAGGGAGGCCACCACGGCCAGGCGCAGGTCCATGGAGTCCACCGACAGGTCGATGTCCCCCGACAGCGAGGCGACCTGGCCGAACAGGTCGGGGCGGTCCTGGGCGTAGTGCAGCGCGCCGAAGCCGCCCATCGACACGCCGGCGACGGCGCGGCCCTGCTTGGCGGCGATGGTGCGGAGGTTGGCGTCGATGAAGGGGACCACCTGGTCGAGGTGGAAGGTCTCCCAGTTCTGCGCACCGGCGGCGGTGTCCTGGTCGCGCCAGTCGGCATACCAGCCTCTCGGCCCGCCGTCCGGGATGACGGTGATCATCGAGTCGGTGCTCAGGGCCGGGTAGTT
Encoded proteins:
- a CDS encoding alpha/beta hydrolase, whose product is MSSLLPGVRPRVKAVAAALATVALLLAAPLAHADPSVPPTLVDGFGLTQVGDATGTSTDFVITVDTPQVAKEHHIKIILPSGYWSDPTRRYPVLYFLHGSPDDPVYQNYPALSTDSMITVIPDGGPRGWYADWRDQDTAAGAQNWETFHLDQVVPFIDANLRTIAAKQGRAVAGVSMGGFGALHYAQDRPDLFGQVASLSGDIDLSVDSMDLRLAVVASLTNAVGGFCGSTPLSGSGDCTGLYTPAVSSDALFGSPYPVFDADRLWNDADPSTHMDRLSGVGITIYTGDGGGDPTSLEFWVEGANTHAKEHLDALGMPYRYVDYGDGSTWGSQCDGGHDAGCWAQDLVDYVPRLEQAFAAA